In the Bacteroidota bacterium genome, TGCCGCGTTGGGCAACTACCTCGGGCAACAACTGATCGCCTACGGGCTGCAGGATGGCGCCAACGAAGCAAACGGCTACGCCAACACACACTATACGCCGGTCAACCCGCCTCTCGCTCCGATCCTTCCCGGCGACTCGAGCCTCATCGACCCAAACCGCTGGCAGCCACTCACCCTCAAGGTGATCATTGATCAGGCCGGAAACGTCATCCCCGGAGATACCACCAAGTTTCTCAGTCCGGAATGGGGGCAGGTGACTCCGTTCGCCCTCAAGGCCTCGGACAAGATAACGTATAACCGGGGCGGTTTTGATTATCAGGTCTATCACGATCCGGGGCCGCCCGCCTATATCGACACGCTGGATCCTGAAGGCGTCCTGACCCAGGCTTATAAATGGGCGTTCTCGCTGGTGGCGGTCTGGTCGGGTCAACTCGACGCGACAGACACCACCATGTGGGACATCTCGCCTGCCTCCATCGGGAACGTGCAGGATCTTCCGCAGACACTGACCGATCTCAAGAACTTCTACAAGCTGCAAGAAGGCGGCGATATCGGAACCGGCCGCACCCTGAATCCGCGCACCGGCCAGCCGTACCAGCCGCAATATGTCCCGCGCGGAGATTATACTCGCGTCCTTGCCGAGTTCTGGGCGGATGGCCCCACCTCGGAAACCCCGCCCGGGCATTGGTTCACGATTTTGAACTATGTCGACGATCATCCGTTGTTCCAGAAGCGCTTCCGGGGACAGGGGCCCGTTCTGGAAGACCTCGAGTGGGATGTGAAGTCGTATTTCGCGCTCGGCGGTGCGGTGCACGACGCCGCGATCGTCGCTTGGGGGATCAAGGGCTGGTATGATTATGTGCGGCCCATCTCGGCGATCCGCTGGATGGCGGATCACGGGCAGTGCAGCGATACGTCGCTACCAAGTTACTCACCGGCGGGAATTCCGCTCGTTCCAGGATACATCGAACTTGTCCAACACGGAGACTCTCTGGCGGGGGTGAATGACGTGAACGTGGGCAAAATCAAACTACATGCCTGGAGGGGACCCGATTCCACCAAGAACCCCAGGACAGATGTGATCGGGGTCGGCTGGATACTCGCGAAACGCTGGTGGCCGTATCAAAGGCCGACATTTGTGACCCCGCCGTTTGCAGGGTATGTCTCGGGACACTCCACCTACTCCCGGGCCGCGTCGGAGTTGATGACTCTCCTTACAGGCGATGAGTACTTTCCCGGCGGCATGGCAGAATTTCTGGCGCCGAGGAATGAATTTTTGGTCTTCGAAGACGGGCCGAGTGTCGATGTGATGCTCCAGTGGGCGACCTATCGCGACGCATCCGATCAGTGCAGTCTCTCCAGGATCTGGGGCGGTATTCACCCGCCGATCGACGATATGCCCGGCCGGATTCTCGGTAAGACTGTCGGGATCGACGCTTTTCAGCATGCGGAGCTTTACTTTAACGGTCAGATCACTGGCGTCAAGGAGGCTCCCTCGAATTCCGGCAAGCATCCGGTCCCCTGGACGCTTCTCTATCCGAATCCGGTGAGCGCGGGGAAGTCCGTGACCGTTCAGTTCAATCTCCCGGCGACGGATGTCGTACTGAACCTGTACAACATCCTCGGGCAGACGGTGCAGACCAGGACCCTCCCGTCCGTCGGAGTCCGTCAGGCGATTACGCTGAATACGAGCGCGCTCGCTTCGGGGACGTATATGTTGCGTGTGACGGGAAAGAACCGGATCTCGACCGACAGGATCTACATCGTCCGGTAACCAATCAGACCACCGGGATAGAAGGGACTTGACGTGGGACAATTAGAGTTGGGAAAGCAGTTTCAGCTACCACTTTTGTTCTTCGTGCTCCTTGGCTGCAGCGGAGCGGTAGAAACGGTCGATATCTCACACAGAACGAGAGTCTACCAGGCCGACTACCAGAAAGTACTCAAGGCCGTGGTCGATTATTGTAAGGAGAGCGGGTTCCCCGTCTCAACGGCGGACAAAGAATCAGGCCGGGTCGACACCGGCTACAGAATCAATGAAGGACTCGGGATGCCGATCGTCGTTCAATCGAGGGCGAAGCTGAGTTTTTCGCTCGAGAAGCTTTCAGATTCCGAAACAAAGGTGGTCGGAAGCGTCTCGATCGAGAAGGAAATCCATGGCGAATGGAGTCACGTCGACATCGGCGAAACCCCGGCAAGGGATGTTTACTACGAGATACTGACCGGGATTCAAACGAAACTCTCACAGTAGTCACAATACAGTCCTTATGAAACTATCGTCTCTGTTGATCTTGCTCTGCTCGGCAGTCGCGCTCAACTGCGGAAGCCAGCAGAGTCTTAGCGTCCGGACGCTTCCCTCGGGAAAGATGGTGAAAGTCATCGGCATCGGCCCGGTTACCTTCGGGGACGGGACGACGAGCATCATGTTGCAATACCTGACCGACTTCGGGATCGCCGACAGCTTGAGGGTCCGAATGGAAGTGGAGGAAATCTGGCAGGAATTCAGGAAGGATGCAGAAAAAGCTCAAACAAGTGTTGCAATCATCAGCGCGTGCGAAGACCCGAGCGGGTCCGCGATCGAGAGGGGAAAAGCATTCAACTTCGTTTTTCAGAAAGGTTCGGACGGAGAGTGGAAGATGGTGAACAAGTAGGTGGGTCTCCGGCCGAGCGTGTTGAGGTGTCATTAGAATATGAGATTTGTCGCGATCGATTTTGAGACTGCCGATTTTGGACCCGATAGCGCCTGCGCCGTAGGGCTTGTCACGGTCGAAGAGGGGGTGATCGTCGAAAAAAAATCGTTTCTCATCAAACCCCCGCGGGAGAATTTCTATTTTTCCTATCTCCACGGGATCACCTGGGAGGATGTGAAAGAGGAGCCGACCTTCGGAGAACTGTGGCCGCAGTTCAAGAAGGTGATCCGCGGGGCGGAATTTCTCGTCGCCCATAACGCGTCGTTCGACAAGGGGGTGCTCCATGCGTGCTGTGCGACGTACGGCGTCACCCCGCCCGCGCTTCCGTTTCAGTGCACGATGTGGCTCGCCCGCCGCCTCTGGAGCCTTTACCCGACGAACCTACCCGCTGTTTGCCGGCATTTCGATATTCCGCTCAACCATCATGACGCGGCTTC is a window encoding:
- a CDS encoding 3'-5' exonuclease, whose amino-acid sequence is MRFVAIDFETADFGPDSACAVGLVTVEEGVIVEKKSFLIKPPRENFYFSYLHGITWEDVKEEPTFGELWPQFKKVIRGAEFLVAHNASFDKGVLHACCATYGVTPPALPFQCTMWLARRLWSLYPTNLPAVCRHFDIPLNHHDAASDTEACARIMIHALRSM
- a CDS encoding T9SS type A sorting domain-containing protein, producing MLNAPAAPGREKYEGMKMGADRRPVTSRCLRGRAQVLLLSLALFGIAGPVRAQHSVARQWNEVLIAAIRQDLARPTVHARNLFHTSIAMYDAWAVYDTLAQTYFLGKTVGGFTCPFAGIAPPVDLHAAREQAISYATYRFLTHRFSKSPGAVQSLHRFDSLMIRLGYDTSFASTDYSNGSPAALGNYLGQQLIAYGLQDGANEANGYANTHYTPVNPPLAPILPGDSSLIDPNRWQPLTLKVIIDQAGNVIPGDTTKFLSPEWGQVTPFALKASDKITYNRGGFDYQVYHDPGPPAYIDTLDPEGVLTQAYKWAFSLVAVWSGQLDATDTTMWDISPASIGNVQDLPQTLTDLKNFYKLQEGGDIGTGRTLNPRTGQPYQPQYVPRGDYTRVLAEFWADGPTSETPPGHWFTILNYVDDHPLFQKRFRGQGPVLEDLEWDVKSYFALGGAVHDAAIVAWGIKGWYDYVRPISAIRWMADHGQCSDTSLPSYSPAGIPLVPGYIELVQHGDSLAGVNDVNVGKIKLHAWRGPDSTKNPRTDVIGVGWILAKRWWPYQRPTFVTPPFAGYVSGHSTYSRAASELMTLLTGDEYFPGGMAEFLAPRNEFLVFEDGPSVDVMLQWATYRDASDQCSLSRIWGGIHPPIDDMPGRILGKTVGIDAFQHAELYFNGQITGVKEAPSNSGKHPVPWTLLYPNPVSAGKSVTVQFNLPATDVVLNLYNILGQTVQTRTLPSVGVRQAITLNTSALASGTYMLRVTGKNRISTDRIYIVR